TCTCCAGAACGCTCCAGCAAGGTCACTCTCTCTTGGTCTACAATTCATTTTTTTGGCGTTTGGTTCGCttcttgaaaaaaattatatcagttAAAATAGAAGGTGCATGAAATGAAATTCTGTGGGTGAAAGTTTTAAAATCTTGTTACTGAATTCAAACATTGTATTCTGAGCAAAGtaaatgtatatattaattcAGAGCTATGTTGATATCTATTTAGCagagtaattttttatttttgtggagTACCTATTCCTTTAGTTGTAGTTTGATGCATAACAATTTATTCAGGATGGCATTGCatttattgttttgaattgaGTTGCAGCTGGATTCTTATTTGCTTGCTGTGACAGTTAGTTTGTACAGAAATCATTTGAAATTGATTAAGATGATATTTGTTCTCATCCTGTTATGTGTTACTGAGAAAAATCGTCAATAGTAGTCTGTGGCGAGAGAGGGAGCCGGGTTAGCACTTAGCAGACGCAAAATCATTTATAGCTCAAACAAGAatcatttaaaacttattttgtttccttttttgttGCGAactattattcaaaattttcacatgtACTCGATAATCttgaaaattaatattctttGGAATCctaatgtataattttttggTTGTGGCAATAAGCAtgcatatttttctattaagaaTTTCGCCCCTGTATATTTTCTATGcagttttccttttttattacgaactttgattaaaattttactcATGCACTTGATAATCTtgaaacttaatattttttggaAGTCTAATATATGCTGTTTTTGTGTTGTGGCAATAAACATGCAAATTTTTCTATTAAGATTTCCAATCCTGTAGGTTTAAAATGTTTACTTTATTTCTCACTTCTTCAATTTGTCATTTTAGTTAGTCAGTATACTTGTTAGTCATTACTACCATTTTTTCACAGTTAACCTTTATCTAAATTATTCTATTAGTACTTGTGagtactttattttttatgttagatATTGTAGTTTATGTTTCTTTTGGATTGGGTTTATTGTCTACAATTTTCTCTGCTCATGAGagtttaatatttgtttattataagCCTTTAATATTTGTCTATAATTGATGTTCTTATTCATATAACCAGTACCCCCTTTTCTTGTGGGAGAAACTGAGTTGGAAGCTATGAAAGAGGGCCGCAGTCTTGCAAATTTCAAGTATGCCTGTATTGGGTACTCTGTTTACTTAGACGACAAAGACTCTTCAGCTGACTCTCAAGATAAAAAGGCGAAATTGCCCTTTTGCCTTGGTCTAGAGGTTATATATCTTGATTGCCATTCCAttgtagtttatttattttctaaaacttgGTTTATGCTGTTCCATGGATTTCTTGGATGTTGgctcatattttttgtaatataaagCTGCATATATCATGCCACAAGCAACAATTTGTTATAGGAGGGAAACAAATAATCAACTTGTGAAGTCGTTAAAGATAAAAGAGAACTGCTAAAACCATAGCATCACTATTAATAGTTATGCAGAGACACTTAAGTAATTTGGGTCTGCTTGTCTAATAGGTTTCATTTATTATTTGGGGGAACTCACGTGATTTCCATCCACCCAACAGTGAAGAGTCTAAAAGGTTGTCGCTAGCAACCTCGCATTTCtcaagaaaaaataacaataaaaagtgaaaaagtgagGATGCGGTGGTGCAGCAGTGATCACTTAAACTGTGGACGATAAATGTGGTCTCAGCTTATGACACTATTAACATATATTTCAGGTTGTCTTAGAAGAGAAACCAAATCCTGCTGTTGGCCATGTTTCTGCTACTCATAAAACTGAAGGTATTGAAAttcttagtttttattttattttttatttttatagttatagACTTCTCggttatttctttctttttcaatcatTCATCATTTCAAACATATTTGGAGAATTTTATTTGATCTTGGAGatgattaatttttgtttcttcattATATCAATGATAACTTTCCCAAAATGGCAAACATTTATACTGGAAGTTCATTGCAAAGTCATAGAACCAGTTGGACATCTTATCTGTTGCGTTGTGTACGTTTCCAACATTATCGAGTTGTTCTCAATAACCGAAGTGTATTGTAGAAGGAACAATAAGAGACTATAAGAGAATTAGACCTATGTGCCAGTGTATAACATAAAGTCGTTAGTATGACAATTATTAGTTGCGGTTATGTACTTAGAGAGAAACTGTTTCATgttaaaaatgattttcatggttttgctgattacttattttattagcTAAGATTCTTCAgttatttttagttagtttcatctcttttatTTGTGCATTTTACTTATTGTGCCTTTTCATTTCTGGGATTTTGGTCTTGTTTGTCCTGAAGATGAACATGGTACTCCTAAACCTGGAAGATACACCCCTCCAAATCGTACAACCGAGTTCTTCAACAGGCAAGTGGAAGTTTTTAGCATACACGAGTTAACTTTTGTTGTACGTTTTTGCCGGCTAGCTACACGAGTACTGAGGATGCAGCTCATTCTAACACCGTAAGATTCTAAATTTGCAGGTTTCAAAGAAATGCAGGCCTGGTGGTATCCGGTGTTGCCAAAGACTTGAACAGAGCGGGTAACTACGTGAAAGATCTCCTAAATGACATTCTAAACTAATTCTACAATACACCTTGCATGTTTGGTAAATCCATGCTCCCTTAAGACGATTTTAGAATCCGATCATCAGCCCTGATGTGCAAGGTGCATTATAGAACTACTTCGACATTCTATCTAGGCCAACGAAGGTTACTGTTGTTTTAATTCGTGTCggaaataaattcaattttgcaTACTGgctattttttctttatcttaggtcaatttttttatacaggtaattgaattataaataatatttacacaaTGGCCACTTTCTATACCACATTctgaatttgtttaaaatattttgttttatgtcGCGAGTTTATGTGTgtatatttttggattttgatATACGGAAGAGTGTGTTTTTGGTTCGATAACCTGTGGTCTTCCAATGTGGACCCCCAATATTGGTATACTGGTTTGACAGTCGCctactgttttttttattgaattgataGTAAAAGTTCAAATGGACGAACGTGTTTGACATGGCATACTTGGtcgttttttctttcatttgttagaATCGAATGTTTGCTGTCTAAGTTGATGCTTGAATGTCAATGAAAGTACTTAATCATCCACTGTAATAGGTTTACAAAGTATCGAGATTGAGTTTTTTTTGGAGGATTGCAGAATGTTAAGCATAAGAGAATTCTTGCTGTAAGAAGTAAAATGCACATTGGTATTGATTTTCTATGGAAAAATAGATTATTTTGATAACActaaataagaagaaaaaaaagaaagagagcaTATTTTTTGTGCTACCACGAACAGGGAAATAAAGAACATTTATGTTCTCAGTAGCCGCTCTTCCTTTTGGAATCACTAGCTCATTAACTAATAACAGGGAAGCATTTCTCATTTTTATGCgtatacaaattaataaaatcactCCAGCTCGACGCGTGTCTATTAACGATAAAAGGCTTTAGAAATACTAGCTTCTAATTGCTGCGATAGAAATTGAATCTTCAACTGTATATTAAAGTGCGGGACATGCTTTCTTGAAAGCATGTTGTTTGTAAGAAAGTgcagaatataatatattaaaagttctCCATTTAATCTCGATAATCTCTTGAAATATGTAAATAACCATTTTGGTGTGGCATTGATTAATTTAGTCCCGTGTAGTGATTATTAGATTTTCgcagaaaaaaagtatttttatatgaaagaCAAAAAGTGATAAACATTCAGTTTACAGAAAAACTAATGCGACCAACTTAATGTTAGGACACAAATACAAACGACgtttcacattaaataaaataagggaTACGAGATACGAGATTTTTTTGAAATCATACCTAAAGCAAATTTTTGAGAATTTTATCCAGAAAACAGACAATATCTCTTCAGTATGGATATTTATATAGGTGGTCTTTTCTTTCCCTACCCTTGATCACTGAAAGaggtaaaataatattcttctttattataactttaattAGCGTTCCTAAAGATGACGTGTGACAATGTTGTCGGATTAGTAGCATAGAGCGAGATTTGATTAAGCCAGAATCCAGTTTGGTGCAGTGTTAAAAGCGGGAATGTAACGACAAACGGAATCGATCTAAGACAGCGTATATAATACCACGAGGTGGAATAAATAAACACTTGAGTTGGGTTGCGAGCGCAGAGCTAAGGACGAAAAGGAAGCAGAGAAAAAGGAATTGGACCCACAGAATATAAAAGCTCCGAAGCGAACAAGTGAGAAATGCGGAAGCATGTGATTTGAGTTGAGAAGAGTGTGTGTGATTGATGAGAAAAATGAAGGCGTGGAGGAGGCTGTTCTATGTTGCGGTGTTTGAGGCGGCGTTGATCGGAATGGGAAGCGGCCATGACTATTGGGAGGCATTGTCGAAGGCCATTATGTTCTTCGAGGGACAGCGATCGGGATTCCTGCCGCAGGATCAGAGACTGAGTTGGCGACAGAACTCCGGTCTCAGTGACGGCTGGAACTACAACATGGATCTCACCGGCGGTTACTACGACGCCGGCGACAACGTGAAATTCGGGTTTCCGATGGCCTTCACCACCACAATGCTGGCCTGGAGCGTGCTGGAATTCGGAGACGTCATGCCTCCCAATGAGCTCAGGAACGCCCTCGTCGCAGTTCGTTGGGCCACTGATTATCTTCTCAAGACTCTTTCGCAGCCCAATCGGATTTTCGTTCAGGTAAATTACTTATTTCCAGTTCCTCTTCACTGCATCAAcatctatttttatttcaattttaattctaaaGTAATTGGTGTTTTGGATTGATTGAATTTTACTTTTGGtgatatgaaataaatttatacgTTTGAGACACggataatttcaaaaatttaaaagcaaCAAATTTACTGAAATCCTGATAAGATTTGAAGGATTTATAAAACTTGCGTTCATCCGTTGAgttgaatttgattttgatcAATAGATTTTAAATAGAAGACAGTAGAATTAGCTCAACTAAACATACTTGGACTGAAAAGTTAAGCTTGGAGAGTTTCAACTAGAAAACCAATAATTGTAGATTCAATTAACTTAACTTTATAAGTAGTAAAACATAATTAAGTgctttttatatatgtattagaCAAAGttgttaatttgaattatcaaGCACTTGTTAGTTTATAGAGAAAGTTGAGATAAAAGAAGGAGCAATAGGGACTCATTTTGGTATTCTTCCTTTTGTTGCACaattaaagtatttttgaataataaatGAAAGTAACTCCACTCAATATAGAGAGGATGGACCAATGAATGGGCCATGTTCATAATTTCCATGtttaaagtttctgaaatcATAGGCTTAAAAAGTTCCTTGCTGACATTGACAAtagaactttttctttttccatttgaTTTTTATGATACATTTATGGATTTCATTATACttattagtatatattattattattaatatttcattgtGTTTATGGTTTAATAAGTTCGTATGGAAGCATTTATATGatgattaattttgttaaaatatttttttataataaaattgaaaaaaaaaatgacttaaTTTGTGACAAGTTCGATATTTTAAACAActaattgtagaaataaaatgagaaacTATTAAGCCGAAAGCAGTCCATTATCTTTTAATTACAATCTCTAAAATcttatttacttaaaatatattttgtaataaaaagaatataaaattacaatatgATGATGTTTTCGTTACTGATGATAAATAATAGAGAATAAAAAGTtacttttcatataaataaaatataactgtCAGTCATACTTAGTCACGAAGGA
The Vigna angularis cultivar LongXiaoDou No.4 chromosome 5, ASM1680809v1, whole genome shotgun sequence genome window above contains:
- the LOC108339561 gene encoding uncharacterized protein LOC108339561, with amino-acid sequence MAIPEDEAAASGAGSDQPQNPIPNGNPNQNPNANPYPNPNSNQNPNPNSPHTTKGSIGKSCKGCAYYSSVYKTKSKNPTCVGFSRTLQQVPPFLVGETELEAMKEGRSLANFKYACIGYSVYLDDKDSSADSQDKKAKLPFCLGLEVVLEEKPNPAVGHVSATHKTEDEHGTPKPGRYTPPNRTTEFFNRFQRNAGLVVSGVAKDLNRAGNYVKDLLNDILN